The sequence below is a genomic window from Mycobacterium heidelbergense.
CTGGGCGCGCTGGCCACCGCCACCGAACGCGTGCAGCTGGGCACCCTGGTGACGGGCAACACCTACCGCAACCCCACGCTGCTGGCCAAAATCATCACCACGCTCGACGTGGTGAGCCAGGGCCGGGCGATCCTGGGCATCGGCGCCGGCTGGTTCCAACTCGAGCACGATCAGCTGGGATTCGAGTTCGGCACCTTCACCGACAGGTTCAACCGGCTCGACGAGGCGCTGCAGATCATCCTGCCGATGATCAAGGGTGAGCGACCGACCTTCTCCGGCACGTGGTACCGCGCCAACGAGGCGATGGCCAATCCCCGCTTCCGCGACCACATTCCGTTGATGATCGGCGGCAGCGGCGAGAAGAAGACGATCCCCCTCGCCGCGCGCCACTTCGACCACCTCAACGTGATCGCCGGTTTCGACGAGCTGCCGGCCAAGCTCAAGGTGGTGCGGCAGCGATGCGAGGAGATCGGCCGCGATCCGGCCACGCTGGAAACCAGCACGCTGACCACGGTGGTCATCGACGAGAACTTCAAGCCCGACCAGGTCCCCGCCGAAATGACCCAGCGGATGGTGGTCGGGAGCGCCGATTCGGTCGCCGACCAGATCAAGACCAAGGTCTTGGACGCCGGAATCGACGGGGTGATCATCAACCTGCCCTTCTACACGCCCGGCATCGTCACGGCGGCCGGCGACGCGCTGCGCTCCGTCGTCGGCCTCTAACCAGCGCACACACGCCGGGCATGACGAGCATCACGTTCGGTGACCAGGCGCGATGCCGCGATGTGGTTGATTACACATGCTTATTACCTGGGTTTGGGGGGTATGGGCTTACTAGCGTGGTGGCTAACTGAATTCGCCCGCCCAGAAGCCCCGTCAGGAGCAGACGTACACATGAGCCCCCACCCAGAAATCACAGCTGGACCGGAGCGCCGCCCCCAAGTCGTCATCATCGGGTCGGGATTCGGCGGGCTCAATGCGGCAAAGAAGCTCAGGCACGCCGACGTCGACATCAAGCTGATCGCCCGCACCACCCACCACCTGTTCCAGCCGTTGCTGTACCAGGTGGCCACCGGGATCATCTCGGAGGGCGAGATCGCCCCCCTCACCCGGGTCGTGCTGCGCAAGCAGCGCAACGTCCAGGTGCTGCTGGGCAACGTCGCCCACATCAACCTGGCCGACCAGACCGTGGTGTCGGAGTTGCTCGGCCACACCTACGAAACCCGCTACGACAGCCTGATCGTGGCCGCCGGGGCCGGCCAGTCGTACTTCGGCAACGACCACTTCGCCGAATTCGCACCGGGCATGAAGTCGATCGACGACGCGCTGGAGCTGCGGGGCCGGATCTTGAGCGCCTTCGAGCAGG
It includes:
- a CDS encoding LLM class F420-dependent oxidoreductase, with product MAIRLGLQIPNFSYGTGVAELFPTVIAQAREAESAGFDSVFVMDHFYQLPMLGDPDQPMLEAYTALGALATATERVQLGTLVTGNTYRNPTLLAKIITTLDVVSQGRAILGIGAGWFQLEHDQLGFEFGTFTDRFNRLDEALQIILPMIKGERPTFSGTWYRANEAMANPRFRDHIPLMIGGSGEKKTIPLAARHFDHLNVIAGFDELPAKLKVVRQRCEEIGRDPATLETSTLTTVVIDENFKPDQVPAEMTQRMVVGSADSVADQIKTKVLDAGIDGVIINLPFYTPGIVTAAGDALRSVVGL